A region of the Stieleria neptunia genome:
GAGATGGTTACGACACCGATTCATCCGACGATTCTTTCGATCCGGACTGGGGTCGCCTGATGCTGTTCAAGATGGAGTAGCTCGCGCCAGGCTCCTCCACATTGCAGGGGAGCATTAGCCGTTCGCGACCCACACATATTCGTGACGTTTAGGTGCTTTGGCGCGCGTCCGCGGCGTCAAGAACGAAATTCAAATCGCGGAATTAGCGCGCGGGCCAATTCGTAATGAGTTCGCCTCGGCAGAAAACGGTAGTTCAAAAACCAGTTTCCGCTGGGCGAATTACCTAGCTTGGCATAGCCCGAGGTCGCCACAAAGGCAAATTGCCTACCAACGACGCAAATTTGCATTCATGAACAAAGCGATTCTGTCGTCAGAAGGATGTTCAGATTGCCGATCTGCCCCGCGTTCAAATCAGCGACAGATTGAACGTCAACGCAAATTGAACTGCGCAACACCGGGGTGTCGGCCAAGGGAGATCGCAGACGACATGCGAAAACTCACGTCGTTGTAGCTAACGTGTCCACCTTAACGCATCTCCAATTATCCGCCTCAAAGCGGAAAAAGCGTACTCGTTGCTTGATTGCTCATGGCTCACTTAGTCAACGAACAATCGACGGCCAGCAGCAACTAGGTTCCAGATGTCTAATTCTCAGGCTTTTTTCGACAACGAAACGCCCTTCCATCCTACCTATTCCCCCTAGCCTTGCTAGGATACCCGTTGTTTTTAGCTGCTTCGTTGGTTCTTTGTACAGGGGTTCTACATTGGGCGATCAGGAAATAGTCGAGCGGCTTCGGAAGGTGAGCCTTGCGGAGGTCGCGGCCTCGCTTGGACTGCCGATTCAACGACGAGGCAAGAGGGTATGGACCAACTGCTTGTTTCACCAAGACCGAAAACCGTCGATGGCGTTGCATCAGTTGCCATCGGACGATTGGCGATATAGGTGCTTTTCCTGCGGAGCAACCGGGGACGTTTTTGACTTAGTCCAGAAAGTTGACGCCTGTGACTTCCGCACCGCGTTAGAGAAAGTCGCGTCGATGGCGGGCGTGACATTGCCCAAACGCCGGAAAAAAAGCGAGCCAAAGTTAAATGGCACCGAAGTCGCGTTGCGGTACTACGCTCAACAGACAAAAGACGAAACACGAAGGTTGAAAGAGTGGGCGAAGGAGCGATCGTTGCGCCCATCCATTCTCAATGAGTTTTCGATCACATACGCGCGGAATCAGAAGTTATCAACAACAGTCACTAATCGGGAGGAAATTGGGGCGTTACGCGATGCACAGCTAATTTTTCAACCACTGTCAACCAGCTCGCGACAACCTGACTTGGAAATGAATGTGCCCGACCGCGACGCGATGATCGGTGACCGAATCATTTTTCCTGTGCGGGACTTCAACGGTGTTCCGCAGGGGTACTTCGGGCGAACGCCTGATGCTCAAACGCAACCACGATACCAGTTCACTCGGTACTTTCCGAAGAGTCAGGTACTGTTTGGGCTGGATGTCGCACGGAAGTCTCTGAAAATGAAACTGTCTGCGAATGAAGATGGAGACGCATACACCGAGCTCCAACTTTACATCGTTGAGGGTGCAACGGATGCGCTACGGTTACATCAATTGGGACTGGATGCCGTCGCAGTCATGGGGAGCGATCTATCGGCGGATCAAGCCAAATTGGTCAGGATCTTGGCCCGCGAACTTGGGGCTGCCTCCACTTCGCTAACCGTCCGGCTATTCTTTGATGGTGATAATGCGGGGGAAGCTGCGACGCGTAACGCATTGACGAAGCTGCTCGCTCTTCTTGCGGAACAGGCTCTATTCGGTATCGAAATTGTCTTGCCGACCGATGACGATTCCCCTTATCGAGGCAGCGACCCAGATACTTGGCTAGTCAATGCGACAAAACGCAATGCTCTACGGAAGATTAAGAAGGCGATCGTATCAGTCGGACGATTCTTGATGGCTTATGGGTTTCGGTGCGAGATCGACGAGATCGAATCGCGGTGGCGTCAGTCGGCTATGACACAGCGGTATGCGGCGTTGCGAAGAGTCGACAACCTTCTTCCCAAGAAAGAATGGAAGGGTATTTTCGGAGCGCTCGGCGAAGACCTATTCAATACTTCCAGTTCGTCAGCTGACGTTTTGAGTGACGAATCTGCTTGGAAGAATCGGCTTACCGAATATCTTTGCCGTTCGGGTTCGAATCTGACGGCGACCGGGACGGGCGACATCCCGCGGACTGAGCAAGAATCGACGAAGATCACTCACGCGATTCAGATTGCTCATCACTTTTCCCAAAGACGCGAGTTTCCCGTAGATCCAGGAAGTTGGGAGCGATTGTTGGGGGGCGTGAATGTCACTACGCCCTACCTTGTGGAGTTGCTTAACCAGGGAGCGGAAGCGTGCAACGTCGAACCGTTACTCGGGATGTCCGTACCCAAACAGTCGGGCAAAGAACGTCTCAAGGCGATCCCTTGCGCCGAACAGCTCGCAATTCAGCAGTACCTCTTGAATGAATTGCTCGGTAGCTCGATTCAATCAACTGAGTTTGAGGAATGCATACCTGCGGTTCGCAGCGATGGAGGCGTTCTACGGACGACTGGATTGCGAAGTTCAATGGCCGTGCGTGCGGTTTGCTTTTCATACCAGATCGATATGGAGATCGTTCGCAACGAGAAGCCCCCTGGCAACGAGGGTTTTTTTCGTCCCTATCGGGATTGTTGGTCTGATTTCGTTGAGTATCTATCAAGGAAAGTCCAAACCAACAACACCGATCCGTTTGATGATCGACCGTTTTACGTCGCCCGCCTGGATGTTCGCGCCTACTACGACACAGTGCGACGAGTGTGTGTCGATCGCATTTTGTTCGATCCGCTTCTTGAAGCGATCAAATCGCTCGATGAACCGTCCCAGTTTGCACCATCGTTCCGCTCAAGCGTCACCAACGCAACCGAGCGTGCACGCGAGTTCATTGACGTGCTCTGCCAACAAAGTTTTGGATATGCCTACGTCGATCCCGACTCTGGTGAGGAGAAGAAGTTCAAAAATGGTGCGTCGATTGGGATGCCACAGGGGCCAAGTCTTTCAGCCTATCTCGGGTCCATCGCCCTGTTTGAACTAGACGAGACAGTACAGGCAGCAGTCGAGGAAGGTGAATCTGGTATTGCGTACGCGAGGTACGTCGATGACATGGTACTTATCACACGCTCGAAGTCATCTCTCGACCAACTGCGTGCAATCGTCCAAAAGCAACTCGGACTTATCGGATTAGAGCTAAGTTCCAAAGTCGAGCCGTTGCCTCCGATGAACGCCGTTCAGGTACTGTTCGGCGACAATTGGTTCTCCGCTTTAGCGACAACTAGTATTCCCGATTACGAATCCGATTTTTATTGAGAGGCCTTTGCTGACCGTCCAGCTGACTTCGTTTTCTTGGCTGTTTCCACGCGATAGCTTGGCACGTTCAACTCGATGATCACGCTGTGGTGAACCAAGCGATCGATCGCCGCCGCCGTCGTCATCGCATCTTTGAAGATCTGGTCCCACTTGCTGAACGCCAAGTTGCTCGTCAACAGAACACTCCCTCTCTCGTAACGTTCCGCCAGCAGCGTGAACAGCACCTCCATCTCTTCTCGATTCTGCTGCACGTAACCCAGGTCGTCGATCATCAGGCCCTCGAAACGAGACAGTTGCTTGATGTACTTCTGCAGGCGAAGATCCCGCTTTGCGATCAGCAACTGTTGCACCAGCAAGCTGCACGTTGTCAGAAGCATGCTCCGGCCTTGCTGGACGAGTTGATTCGCCAAGGCACAAAGCGCGTGACTCTTCCCCGCACCGGGCTGACCGAAAATCAGTACGTTCTCCCGACGATCCAAGAACGATCCCTCCCGAAGACTCTCCAGTTGTCGTGTCACTGACAATGGCAAGCGATCGAAGTTGAACGTCTCCCATGTCTTGCCCAGCGGAAGACGTGAGTTGGTCATTAGACGCTTGATCCGACTCTCGTTGCGGGCCTGGCATTCCAGTTCCGCCAGTTCCGATAAGTATTGAACATGGCTGAGATCCTCCGCGGCTGCTCGGTCGGCCGTCGCTTGAAACTGGTCGCGAAACATCGGCAGACGCAAGCTGCGAAACTGCTCCTTCAGCCGCTCCTCGGTCCGTTCGTTGCTCGTCCTCGTGGGCGGGGTCTTGGGAGGCTGCCGTATCGACGATTCGGTCTTTTTCGATTGGGGCTTTCGTGTGGTTGATTGATTCATCGTTTGGACTCTCCTTGTCAAACGTGTCAAATAATTCGTCATAATCTTTCAAGTTCGGTGCTTTGACATCGATGTCGGTCACCGGCTTGATCTCGATCGCTTCACTCACCATCAGCCGAACCTGATCGACATCGATGGATTGTCCCGATTGGATTTGATGACGCAGTGCATTCTGCACCGCATCTTGGCTTTCTCGAGCCGCTAATTGCAGGATCTCAAGATACTTCCTCACCGCCACCTTCTCGCTGTGAGCGTCGCATAGCATGTCATAGGCGATTCGGAAGTGACTCGTCGGGAACATGTCCTGACGGTATTTGTAGTTTTCGAATGCTCCCGGTTTGCGAACCAATGAATCGATCACGTGCCGGTAGTTGATGGCCGATCCGCCGACGCCAGTAAGTCGTGGCATCCGTTGCACGTGGATGCCGTGATGCGTCACATCGATCCACTCGGCACCGATCCGCACATCGACTTTTTGACCGATCAATCGGCTAGGAACCGAATAGATGTTTTTCTTGACATTAATCGTGCTGCTACTGCCGACGATGATGCCTTGTTGGTTGTCATCGGTATCAAGCTTACTATCGGGAAGTGGTCGCAAATGCGAGCGTTCAATTTCAAATCGATTTAAGCGCGCATCATTAGCGCGAACGATCAGGGATCGAACGAAATGCATGTAGTCTTCACGACTGGCGAAGTCGCGACTACCGCGAAGTAGCAATGCTTGGTCGACTCGATTCTTGAGATGACCGTTGGATGACTCAACGTCGCCGTTTTCGTTCGCACAGCGAACGTTGATTCGCTCTGACTTGGTGCCATAGTGATCCATCAACGCTCCATAGCGAGCAGTGAGTTCTTTCTTTGAAGAGTGATTGTTGATCGCAGCGCTAAGGCTATCAGTGCGGTGACGCTCGGGCACTCCGCCGAATTCCCAAAACGCATTTTGAATCCCCTCGCTGAGCGCTTCGAAAGATTCGGAGAAACACAGAGAGACCGACTCGACGTTGGAATACGTCAGGACACAATGAAAGAGCATGTGTTCAAACGAAACGCCCGCGATGGTCACGTTCAGTGTGTTCATGACGGTGAAGTCACTCGCAGCAACCCGAGCCGGATGATGGACCTGCGGGAAGATCACTGCTTTGTCTGGACCTTCTGTACTGCGCCACAATCGGACTCGACGTTCGAAGGTTCGTCGAGTGGAGTCTGGGTAGACGCCTGGATAGCGGTCTTGCAGCCACTGGAAAAGGGTCTTGGCCTGCAGTCGCGGTTCGGCCTCAAGCCTGATCTGCACCTCGTTCCAGACATCGGCGAATGGATCGATGCGAGTCCGGTAATCTCGCGGCTTCTTCCGCTGAGAGGGGAGCCGATTGTCGTTTCGATAATGTCTTGCCGTTTTCTCATCCATCTCAGTCATCCTTGACGATGCGGCCAGTGACTTGCCAGATGCTAGCAAACGCCGCAGTTCTTTAACCTTTCCGTCCGTGACCATCGCAATCTCCGTGAAAACAAGGAGTTACGATGATGACCCGAATCGCAAAATCCGGGAATTGTAATTGTCGCTGACCGCACCGGCATCGTTGCCAAAGCCGGCCTCAAACCGGGATTTCTAATTGTCGCCAGCCGGGAAAACCAATCGCCGCTAGACAGGTACAGAACTGGTTAACCGCGAACCGGGGGCTCGCGACTGTTTCCGGAGTTGTTCAAACACCGCCAATCGTCGGAGCGCCACTGGGCGATGATGGTTGTGTGGATCGACGGTCGGTGCTCATCCGACTACACAATCGGGAGCTGCTCAACCCGGCAACTAGCCGTTCGATGGTGCTAGATGTTATCCAAGGAGTGTTGCGTTGTCCGGAGGTCAGGTTCGGGGACCAGTGTCATACCGCTGAATTGATATGGAGATTGATTGCCGAGGAAATCTCAGCGGGAAGCGTTTCAGCGACAGACACGGACGAGATAACTTCGCGGTTTAACAAAGTTTGGAGGAATTCGTCAGACGAAGAGTCTCTCCCCGAGCTCGCAGACAAATGGATAATTCTCGCATCCGTTCACGGCTTGGACCGGTTTCTGTCCAAGCGAACGTTCAGGTCCACTTTGTTCGACGAGGAACAACAGGAGCAAAGCTACGCTTGGCGACAAGCGATCGCTACATCCGTGCTTAGTGGGTTGGTGGAAAGATTAATTGCGGCGTTTGCCTACAGACGACATCTCGCTGAAACACATCTTGCTTGTCCACGAGCTCAACCTTTTCAACCGTGCGGTAAGCGTGACCAAATCGGTCGATTCTGGATATTTGCTTGTCCGAGTCAACG
Encoded here:
- a CDS encoding CHC2 zinc finger domain-containing protein — translated: MGDQEIVERLRKVSLAEVAASLGLPIQRRGKRVWTNCLFHQDRKPSMALHQLPSDDWRYRCFSCGATGDVFDLVQKVDACDFRTALEKVASMAGVTLPKRRKKSEPKLNGTEVALRYYAQQTKDETRRLKEWAKERSLRPSILNEFSITYARNQKLSTTVTNREEIGALRDAQLIFQPLSTSSRQPDLEMNVPDRDAMIGDRIIFPVRDFNGVPQGYFGRTPDAQTQPRYQFTRYFPKSQVLFGLDVARKSLKMKLSANEDGDAYTELQLYIVEGATDALRLHQLGLDAVAVMGSDLSADQAKLVRILARELGAASTSLTVRLFFDGDNAGEAATRNALTKLLALLAEQALFGIEIVLPTDDDSPYRGSDPDTWLVNATKRNALRKIKKAIVSVGRFLMAYGFRCEIDEIESRWRQSAMTQRYAALRRVDNLLPKKEWKGIFGALGEDLFNTSSSSADVLSDESAWKNRLTEYLCRSGSNLTATGTGDIPRTEQESTKITHAIQIAHHFSQRREFPVDPGSWERLLGGVNVTTPYLVELLNQGAEACNVEPLLGMSVPKQSGKERLKAIPCAEQLAIQQYLLNELLGSSIQSTEFEECIPAVRSDGGVLRTTGLRSSMAVRAVCFSYQIDMEIVRNEKPPGNEGFFRPYRDCWSDFVEYLSRKVQTNNTDPFDDRPFYVARLDVRAYYDTVRRVCVDRILFDPLLEAIKSLDEPSQFAPSFRSSVTNATERAREFIDVLCQQSFGYAYVDPDSGEEKKFKNGASIGMPQGPSLSAYLGSIALFELDETVQAAVEEGESGIAYARYVDDMVLITRSKSSLDQLRAIVQKQLGLIGLELSSKVEPLPPMNAVQVLFGDNWFSALATTSIPDYESDFY
- the istB gene encoding IS21-like element helper ATPase IstB; the protein is MTNYLTRLTRRVQTMNQSTTRKPQSKKTESSIRQPPKTPPTRTSNERTEERLKEQFRSLRLPMFRDQFQATADRAAAEDLSHVQYLSELAELECQARNESRIKRLMTNSRLPLGKTWETFNFDRLPLSVTRQLESLREGSFLDRRENVLIFGQPGAGKSHALCALANQLVQQGRSMLLTTCSLLVQQLLIAKRDLRLQKYIKQLSRFEGLMIDDLGYVQQNREEMEVLFTLLAERYERGSVLLTSNLAFSKWDQIFKDAMTTAAAIDRLVHHSVIIELNVPSYRVETAKKTKSAGRSAKASQ